A part of Micromonospora chersina genomic DNA contains:
- a CDS encoding M6 family metalloprotease domain-containing protein, whose product MHLLPTRRAVWRSVLAAAVTTVLVATGAAGPASAAPGDPPAGPAPFQPLDPQRWQNPDTMTWDDYRQVPNRNWADPTVRGSVRNFKIALVTLDYVDQPFVITQPAGSTVFGNPQATAANVPRSQVAQFYTDFLNKPGDLNRGHTLHEYWMQDSNGRYGVDLSGFGPYEMPAKSYQYGIDNGFNPGACPTGEACAKNIRTDGLGAWRAAVGDAVADSFELVFILSAGQDESSTWQEFGQMMFQTKEDVPDAWGPPDPTLPNYAKTRYVEWTSWKAAATIWPNAGGGSSTQAESSGMGVYAHELSHLLSIGDNYNNPYGTPLRRAYTGIWSMMSRGSFNGPGGPHTRWQIPPVNGGSMGSLHTVRDKLKIGLLGEEHVLRLSREGLATSGMVVADVTARAVDAGPGGLTGLNIAMNADRSPTCTVTTDPLCDGGRYNNYTVEVVDRMGADSFTPDSGVLISKTKNTDSAPFVWVVDANPQDIDMVDFYQPNGTPQKITMGDYRQLSDALFHAGANSGSEYEYVDEANRLHFYVLNLRRDGDGVLSYTVAVRSLDGAGPSTHGVALSKGHLVTRGEPTGKGATCSFDLTNTGTYVADGQPHPEDAGAYLRSDVYRLSATVGGQGWRVELPNELATAEFGASTPVAVSVGAGSDATATTLVTLTATSESDPSRTVTSQCRVERPRAQLG is encoded by the coding sequence ATGCACCTTCTGCCCACCAGGCGTGCGGTGTGGCGCTCGGTCCTGGCCGCCGCCGTCACGACCGTCCTGGTCGCGACCGGCGCCGCCGGGCCGGCCTCCGCCGCACCGGGCGACCCGCCGGCCGGGCCCGCCCCGTTCCAGCCGCTCGACCCCCAGCGCTGGCAGAACCCCGACACGATGACGTGGGACGACTACCGGCAGGTGCCGAACCGGAACTGGGCCGACCCCACCGTGCGCGGCTCGGTCCGCAACTTCAAGATCGCGCTGGTCACGCTGGACTACGTGGACCAGCCGTTCGTCATCACGCAGCCGGCCGGCTCGACGGTCTTCGGCAACCCGCAGGCGACCGCCGCGAACGTGCCCCGGAGCCAGGTCGCGCAGTTCTACACCGACTTCCTGAACAAGCCGGGCGACCTGAACCGGGGACACACCCTGCACGAGTACTGGATGCAGGACTCCAACGGCCGGTACGGGGTGGACCTCAGCGGCTTCGGCCCGTACGAGATGCCGGCGAAGTCCTACCAGTACGGCATCGACAACGGCTTCAACCCCGGCGCCTGCCCGACCGGCGAGGCGTGCGCCAAGAACATCCGCACCGACGGGCTGGGCGCCTGGCGCGCGGCGGTCGGCGACGCGGTGGCCGACAGCTTCGAGCTGGTCTTCATCCTCTCCGCCGGCCAGGACGAGTCCTCCACCTGGCAGGAGTTCGGCCAGATGATGTTCCAGACCAAGGAGGACGTGCCGGACGCGTGGGGCCCGCCGGACCCGACCCTGCCCAACTACGCGAAGACCCGCTACGTCGAGTGGACCTCGTGGAAGGCGGCCGCCACCATCTGGCCGAACGCCGGCGGCGGCTCCTCGACCCAGGCCGAGAGCTCCGGCATGGGCGTGTACGCCCACGAGCTGAGCCACCTGCTGAGCATCGGGGACAACTACAACAACCCGTACGGCACGCCGTTGCGCCGCGCGTACACCGGCATCTGGAGCATGATGTCCCGCGGGTCGTTCAACGGGCCGGGCGGGCCGCACACCCGCTGGCAGATCCCGCCGGTCAACGGCGGCTCGATGGGCTCGCTGCACACGGTCCGGGACAAGCTGAAGATCGGGCTGCTCGGCGAGGAGCACGTGCTGCGGCTCTCCCGGGAGGGGCTGGCCACCTCCGGCATGGTGGTCGCCGACGTGACCGCCCGCGCCGTGGACGCCGGACCCGGCGGGCTGACCGGCCTCAACATCGCCATGAACGCCGACCGCTCGCCGACGTGCACCGTCACCACCGACCCGCTCTGCGATGGTGGTCGATACAACAACTACACGGTCGAGGTCGTCGACCGGATGGGCGCGGACTCGTTCACCCCGGACAGCGGCGTGCTGATCAGCAAGACCAAGAACACCGACAGCGCGCCGTTCGTGTGGGTGGTCGACGCCAACCCGCAGGACATCGACATGGTCGACTTCTACCAGCCGAACGGCACCCCGCAGAAGATCACCATGGGCGACTACCGGCAGCTGTCCGACGCGCTGTTCCACGCCGGGGCCAACTCCGGCAGCGAGTACGAGTACGTGGACGAGGCCAACCGGTTGCACTTCTACGTGCTCAACCTGCGCCGCGACGGCGACGGGGTGCTGTCGTACACGGTGGCGGTCCGGTCGCTGGACGGCGCCGGGCCGAGCACGCACGGGGTGGCGCTGTCCAAGGGCCACCTGGTGACCCGGGGCGAGCCCACCGGCAAGGGTGCCACCTGCAGCTTCGACCTGACCAACACCGGGACGTACGTGGCCGACGGGCAGCCGCACCCGGAGGACGCCGGCGCGTACCTGCGCTCCGACGTGTACCGGCTCTCGGCGACCGTCGGCGGCCAGGGCTGGCGGGTGGAACTGCCGAACGAGCTGGCCACGGCCGAGTTCGGCGCCAGCACCCCGGTCGCCGTCTCGGTGGGGGCGGGCTCCGACGCGACCGCCACCACACTGGTGACCCTCACCGCCACCTCGGAGAGCGACCCGAGCCGGACCGTGACCAGCCAGTGCCGGGTCGAACGGCCCCGGGCGCAGCTCGGCTGA
- a CDS encoding PucR family transcriptional regulator — MELQRIVDRVAARVKRPALIEDRRQRVVVYSEHTGLIDGVRRSSILRRHTTPEVIAWAREIGIMEARQPVRTPACPDLDLLPRVCVPIRHQDLLLGFVWFIDAADGMTDDDISVVTEAMPDLSLALYRENLLGELTSQREAEATRTLLVESPEARREAVRSLLTDGVVARDGQVTALVAQLAATGDDVLDDAARVALEHALVATRQWVGSRETLHLVRHDHGVLLLCGGRATGRAAAGDAAAHLDQALRAATRGLASVSRTVVGVGDDRPRLYDGVLSYQEAFQAARVGVQLPALGPVVPWADLGIYRLLSGVDARHLDVARVHPGLGGLLGDEAHQVLLETLEVYLDLAGNAHATAERLRLHRTTLYYRLQRVELLAGTDLKDGNERLCLHLALKLGRLTGRYQPGR, encoded by the coding sequence ATGGAGCTGCAACGCATCGTCGACCGGGTCGCGGCGCGGGTGAAGCGTCCGGCACTCATCGAGGACCGGCGCCAGCGCGTCGTCGTCTACAGCGAACACACGGGACTGATCGACGGGGTGCGCCGCAGCTCGATCCTGCGCCGGCACACCACGCCGGAGGTGATCGCCTGGGCCCGGGAGATCGGCATCATGGAGGCCCGGCAGCCGGTGCGTACCCCGGCCTGCCCCGACCTGGACCTGCTCCCCCGGGTCTGCGTGCCGATCCGGCACCAGGACCTGCTGCTGGGCTTCGTCTGGTTCATCGACGCGGCCGACGGGATGACCGACGACGACATCTCGGTGGTGACCGAGGCGATGCCGGACCTGTCGCTGGCCCTCTACCGCGAGAACCTGCTCGGCGAGCTGACCTCGCAGCGGGAGGCGGAGGCCACCCGCACGCTCCTGGTCGAGTCCCCGGAGGCCCGGCGGGAGGCGGTCCGGTCGCTGCTCACCGACGGCGTGGTGGCCCGCGACGGCCAGGTCACCGCGCTGGTGGCCCAGCTCGCGGCAACCGGCGACGACGTGCTGGACGACGCGGCCCGGGTCGCCCTGGAGCACGCGCTGGTCGCCACCCGGCAGTGGGTCGGGTCCCGCGAGACCCTGCACCTGGTCCGGCACGACCACGGGGTGCTGCTGCTGTGCGGCGGGCGGGCCACCGGCCGGGCGGCGGCGGGCGACGCCGCCGCGCACCTGGACCAGGCGCTGCGCGCGGCCACCCGGGGCCTGGCGTCGGTGAGCCGGACGGTGGTCGGGGTCGGCGACGACCGGCCCCGGCTGTACGACGGCGTGCTGTCCTACCAGGAGGCGTTCCAGGCGGCCCGGGTGGGCGTGCAACTGCCCGCCCTGGGCCCGGTCGTGCCCTGGGCCGACCTGGGCATCTACCGGTTGCTGTCCGGGGTGGACGCCCGGCACCTGGACGTCGCGCGGGTGCACCCGGGGCTGGGCGGGCTGCTCGGCGACGAGGCGCACCAGGTGCTGCTGGAGACCCTGGAGGTCTACCTGGACCTGGCCGGCAACGCCCACGCCACCGCCGAGCGGCTGCGGCTGCACCGGACGACGCTCTACTACCGGCTCCAGCGGGTGGAACTGCTCGCCGGCACCGACCTCAAGGACGGCAACGAGCGGCTCTGCCTGCACCTGGCGCTGAAGCTGGGCCGGCTCACGGGCCGGTACCAGCCCGGCCGGTAG
- a CDS encoding Xaa-Pro dipeptidyl-peptidase — MRSGRHAWRAAVVALAVAVTGLPASGALAEPGADERARLVVEDGVTQPVFGYADAVRERVFVTSDVDTDGDGARDIVAMDIIRPRASENGLTVPVVMDASPYYSTVCRGNEGECKADVDGDGLNDTWPLFYDNYFVPRGYAVVLLDMIGTNNSTGCPVTGGRADNISAPTAIDWLNGRRPGVDAAGREVVADWHNGRTGMIGKSYDGTLANAAAADGVAGLTTIVPISAISSWYDYSRSNGLVTRANNYSGSLANTVTNPARRAYCAPVRAALGQGGDDVTGDYNDFWAERDYVPHADRVRASVFVVHGINDDNVRPDHFSKWWAALGEQGVPRKLWLTGTGHVDPFDFRRGAWVDTLHRWFDHWLQGVDNGIMREPAVDIERAPDVWETATAWPLPDARPTQVFLRAPAAGNVGGLAVRSGPGNGSATFQDTPTMTAANAVRHPSDPAANTDNRLVFLSAPLTAPLHVSGTPVVRISATVDGEDTSFAGLLVDYGTRPRFSTSGDGIRTLTDEDCWGATATWGGFAENACYRRTEKTVASNPQELVTKGVIDGLNLDSPSVSTPLVPGQKTAVDLNLLPEDYVFDAGHQIGVVLLGSYSGYSSRAKQNRAHITVHFDRSRITLPVVGGRTAAVAAGL, encoded by the coding sequence ATGCGAAGCGGAAGACATGCCTGGCGGGCCGCCGTGGTGGCCCTGGCGGTCGCGGTCACCGGCCTGCCGGCGAGCGGCGCCCTGGCCGAACCGGGCGCGGACGAGCGTGCCCGGCTGGTGGTCGAGGACGGGGTCACCCAGCCGGTGTTCGGCTACGCCGACGCGGTCCGGGAACGCGTCTTCGTCACCTCGGACGTGGACACCGACGGCGACGGCGCCCGCGACATCGTGGCCATGGACATCATCCGGCCGCGGGCCAGCGAGAACGGGCTCACGGTGCCGGTGGTGATGGACGCCAGCCCGTACTACTCGACGGTCTGCCGGGGCAACGAGGGCGAGTGCAAGGCCGACGTCGACGGCGACGGGCTGAACGACACCTGGCCCCTGTTCTACGACAACTACTTCGTCCCGCGCGGCTACGCGGTGGTCCTGCTCGACATGATCGGCACCAACAACTCGACCGGCTGCCCGGTCACCGGTGGCCGGGCCGACAACATCAGCGCGCCGACGGCCATCGACTGGCTCAACGGGCGGCGGCCGGGCGTCGACGCCGCCGGCCGTGAGGTCGTGGCGGACTGGCACAACGGCCGCACCGGCATGATCGGCAAGTCGTACGACGGCACCCTGGCCAACGCCGCGGCGGCCGACGGGGTGGCGGGGCTGACCACCATCGTGCCGATCTCGGCGATCTCCAGCTGGTACGACTACTCGCGGAGCAACGGGCTCGTCACCCGGGCGAACAACTACTCGGGCAGCCTCGCGAACACGGTCACCAACCCGGCCCGCCGCGCGTACTGCGCCCCGGTGCGGGCCGCCCTCGGGCAGGGCGGCGACGACGTCACGGGCGACTACAACGACTTCTGGGCGGAGCGGGACTACGTGCCGCACGCCGACCGGGTTCGCGCCAGCGTCTTCGTGGTGCACGGCATCAACGACGACAACGTCCGCCCGGACCACTTCAGCAAGTGGTGGGCCGCGCTGGGCGAGCAGGGCGTGCCGCGCAAGCTCTGGCTGACCGGCACCGGCCACGTCGACCCGTTCGACTTCCGGCGCGGCGCCTGGGTGGACACCCTGCACCGCTGGTTCGACCACTGGCTCCAGGGCGTCGACAACGGGATCATGCGGGAGCCGGCCGTCGACATCGAGCGGGCCCCGGACGTCTGGGAGACCGCGACCGCCTGGCCGCTGCCCGACGCCCGGCCGACCCAGGTGTTCCTCCGCGCGCCGGCGGCGGGGAACGTCGGCGGGCTCGCCGTCCGCTCCGGCCCCGGCAACGGGTCGGCGACCTTCCAGGACACCCCCACGATGACCGCCGCGAACGCCGTCCGGCACCCGTCGGACCCGGCGGCGAACACCGACAACCGGCTGGTGTTCCTCTCCGCGCCGCTGACCGCGCCGCTGCACGTCTCCGGCACCCCGGTCGTGAGGATCAGCGCCACCGTCGACGGCGAGGACACCAGCTTCGCCGGGCTCCTCGTCGACTACGGCACCCGCCCGCGGTTCAGCACCAGCGGTGACGGCATCCGGACGCTTACCGACGAGGACTGCTGGGGCGCGACGGCGACCTGGGGCGGCTTCGCCGAGAACGCCTGCTACCGCAGGACCGAGAAGACCGTGGCGTCGAACCCGCAGGAGCTGGTCACCAAGGGCGTCATCGACGGCCTCAACCTCGACTCGCCGTCGGTGTCGACGCCGCTCGTGCCCGGGCAGAAGACCGCCGTCGACCTGAACCTGCTCCCCGAGGACTACGTCTTCGACGCCGGCCACCAGATCGGCGTGGTCCTGCTCGGCTCGTACTCCGGTTACAGCAGCCGCGCGAAGCAGAACCGGGCCCACATCACCGTCCACTTCGACCGCAGCCGCATCACCCTGCCGGTGGTCGGCGGCCGGACCGCGGCGGTGGCCGCCGGCCTGTAG
- a CDS encoding trypsin-like serine protease translates to MAGLVNASPVQAVTGGAAVTDGSFTFAAKIDVGPGQRACSGALVDPWWVLTAKSCFSVDGQPVIAGRPARPTTVTVGRPDLTKNTGVVSPVIRIVPHPDRDAVLVRLSQRVDVAPVPLGAAPTADEQLTVAGFGRTATTWVPDQLHTGAFAVQAVAAGTFDLLGTGTGAICRGDLGGPTVRLVAGKPQLVGLHHAAWQGGCLAETETRRSAVETRVDDLGPWLTANMPQGPATDQYQDINFLYVYATGDVAPQTFPATSTGGFTSPLGEWKGGGGAYAADRVKVFNDDFDGDGIDDVAVMSTSTTNTFAVDTFITRPDGKHGAPVRSWTASNFGNLTSMKMTSGDFNGDGRADLSAFYGYGNGDEAWINWLARPDGGFDAPIEAWRASNFGTWSSTSVFAGDVNGDGRDDATLFYAYASGAMALITWPGQADGKFGTGYTSWYTPAEKPFGSLSSMKLADGDFNGDGRGDVAVLYGYGSGKLALFTWTAKEDGTFNSPLESWSSTTFGQFASIKMVSGDYTGDKRDDLAFLYKYSDDGLGLHTFAATPAGGFNAPFGSWRVGRGVYGWWPSMKMDGE, encoded by the coding sequence GTGGCGGGGCTCGTCAACGCCTCGCCGGTCCAGGCCGTCACCGGAGGCGCCGCCGTGACCGACGGCTCCTTCACCTTCGCCGCCAAGATCGATGTGGGGCCCGGCCAGCGTGCCTGCAGCGGCGCCCTGGTCGACCCGTGGTGGGTGCTCACGGCGAAGAGCTGCTTCAGCGTCGACGGCCAGCCCGTCATCGCGGGCAGGCCCGCCCGGCCGACCACGGTGACGGTCGGCCGGCCGGACCTCACCAAGAACACCGGCGTGGTCTCGCCGGTCATCCGCATCGTCCCGCACCCCGACCGCGACGCCGTCCTCGTCCGGCTGTCCCAGCGGGTCGACGTCGCGCCGGTGCCGCTGGGCGCCGCGCCGACCGCCGACGAGCAGTTGACCGTCGCCGGCTTCGGCCGTACCGCCACCACCTGGGTGCCGGATCAGCTGCACACCGGCGCCTTCGCCGTACAGGCCGTGGCCGCCGGCACGTTCGACCTGCTCGGCACCGGGACCGGCGCCATCTGCCGCGGCGACCTCGGCGGGCCGACCGTCCGGCTGGTCGCCGGCAAGCCGCAACTCGTCGGCCTGCACCACGCCGCGTGGCAGGGCGGCTGCCTGGCGGAGACCGAGACGCGCCGGAGCGCGGTGGAGACGCGGGTCGACGACCTGGGTCCCTGGCTGACCGCCAACATGCCGCAGGGCCCCGCGACCGACCAGTACCAGGACATCAACTTCCTGTACGTGTACGCCACCGGCGACGTGGCGCCGCAGACCTTCCCGGCGACCTCGACCGGTGGCTTCACCTCGCCCCTCGGTGAGTGGAAGGGCGGCGGCGGCGCGTACGCCGCCGACCGGGTCAAGGTGTTCAACGACGACTTCGACGGTGACGGCATCGACGACGTCGCGGTCATGTCGACCAGCACCACCAACACGTTCGCCGTCGACACCTTCATCACCCGGCCGGACGGTAAGCACGGCGCACCCGTCCGCTCCTGGACCGCCAGCAACTTCGGCAACCTGACCAGCATGAAGATGACCTCCGGTGACTTCAACGGCGACGGCCGGGCCGACCTGAGCGCCTTCTACGGGTACGGCAACGGCGACGAGGCGTGGATCAACTGGCTCGCGCGGCCGGACGGTGGCTTCGACGCGCCGATCGAGGCGTGGCGCGCGTCGAACTTCGGCACCTGGTCCAGCACCTCGGTCTTCGCCGGGGACGTCAACGGGGACGGCCGGGACGACGCCACCCTGTTCTACGCCTACGCCAGCGGCGCCATGGCGCTGATCACCTGGCCCGGTCAGGCCGACGGCAAGTTCGGCACCGGGTACACCTCCTGGTACACCCCCGCCGAGAAGCCGTTCGGCTCGCTGTCGTCGATGAAGCTCGCCGACGGCGACTTCAACGGCGACGGCCGTGGCGACGTGGCCGTGCTCTACGGCTACGGCAGCGGGAAGCTGGCCCTGTTCACCTGGACGGCGAAGGAGGACGGCACCTTCAACAGCCCTCTGGAGTCCTGGTCGTCGACCACCTTCGGCCAGTTCGCCAGCATCAAGATGGTGTCCGGCGACTACACCGGCGACAAGCGCGACGACCTGGCCTTCCTCTACAAGTACTCCGACGACGGTCTGGGGCTGCACACGTTCGCCGCGACGCCGGCCGGCGGCTTCAACGCGCCGTTCGGCTCCTGGCGGGTCGGCCGGGGCGTCTACGGCTGGTGGCCCAGCATGAAGATGGACGGCGAGTGA
- a CDS encoding dihydrodipicolinate synthase family protein has product MVATRPWQGVVVALPTPFRGDLSVDYDRLQEHVRWLGDAGCRGVTPCGPLGEYPALSERERADVVRAAVEAAPPGCAVLPAVGGYGSRQARHWAEQARAAGAAAVLAPPPVGYPGGPAEVVAHYREVAAVGLPVVVCRDPAESTVDLPPDLLARVAETDGVVAVREDDVRRLHRVRDLCPHLDVLAGADDVLLELTVCGATGWLARCPNALPRLCLRLHRLCAARDLAAALPLYARLHPLLGWGARTEGVQAVKLAMGLTGRYGGPCRPPRGSLPPELEERLCRDLRRAERADAGPVPTA; this is encoded by the coding sequence GTGGTCGCAACCAGGCCCTGGCAGGGCGTCGTCGTCGCCCTCCCCACGCCGTTCCGGGGCGACCTCTCCGTCGACTACGACCGGCTCCAGGAGCACGTGCGGTGGCTCGGCGACGCCGGCTGCCGGGGCGTGACCCCGTGCGGCCCGCTGGGTGAGTACCCGGCGCTCTCCGAGAGGGAGCGCGCCGACGTCGTCCGCGCCGCCGTGGAGGCGGCGCCGCCGGGCTGCGCGGTGCTGCCGGCCGTCGGAGGGTACGGCAGCCGGCAGGCCCGCCACTGGGCCGAGCAGGCGCGGGCCGCCGGGGCGGCGGCGGTGCTCGCCCCGCCACCGGTCGGCTACCCGGGCGGGCCCGCCGAGGTGGTCGCCCACTACCGCGAGGTGGCCGCCGTCGGGCTGCCGGTGGTGGTGTGCCGTGATCCGGCCGAATCCACCGTGGACCTCCCCCCGGACCTGCTGGCCCGGGTCGCCGAGACCGACGGCGTGGTGGCGGTACGGGAGGACGACGTCCGCCGGCTGCACCGGGTCCGCGACCTCTGCCCGCACCTGGACGTGCTGGCGGGCGCCGACGACGTGCTGCTGGAACTGACCGTGTGCGGGGCGACCGGGTGGCTGGCGCGCTGCCCCAACGCCCTGCCCCGGCTCTGCCTGCGCCTGCACCGGCTCTGCGCCGCCCGCGACCTGGCCGCCGCACTGCCGCTCTACGCCCGCCTGCACCCCCTGCTGGGCTGGGGCGCCCGGACCGAGGGGGTCCAGGCGGTCAAGCTGGCCATGGGGCTCACCGGCCGGTACGGCGGCCCGTGCCGGCCGCCCCGCGGCTCGCTGCCGCCCGAGTTGGAGGAGCGGCTGTGCCGGGACCTGCGGCGGGCCGAGCGGGCCGACGCGGGGCCGGTGCCCACGGCGTGA